Below is a window of Pseudomonadota bacterium DNA.
CCGCTGCCCTGCCAGGCGTCGGTGACCACCACGGCGAATTCATATTCCTCGCTGTGGGGATAGTAAATCAGGCGGTTGACGCCGATACTGATTTTTTTACCCTCCCGTTCAATCTGCGCGATAATCGCGACATCGCGATCATAATCAATCTGGGTAAAACGGGCCATCTGCTCCGGCGTGATCTCCTCCCGAAAGGAGAAAAAACGAAAATAACGGGTCTGGCGGGAGAAACCCGAAATCATCTCGTGGTGAGCCGCGGCGTCCTCGGGTTTGATCGGGCGGATCAGAACCCGGGTTCCATCCTTCAAGGTCTCCGTAAATTCATACTGGTTGGGATAGGGAATCGTCGACAGATGATGCGGAGAACGCAGGTCCCGGTCGACCAGGGTGATTTTCGCATCGACAATACGGAAGTCGTTCGCGGCGATCGTCAAGGGATGCAGGATCAACTCGGCGAGTTCAGGCAGATCGACCACCATCTGCGAGACCCGCATCAGGATTTCCTCCAGCCGGGCTTGGGTGAAGGGCCGAATCCGGGAGCATTCGGAAAGTTTGGTCCGGGAAATCAGCTTGCCGGCGAGCTGACGGTCCAGCGGCGGCAGAATCACCTCCTCGGCCGCCGCCACCCGAGCCTGCAGACCGCCGGAACCGATAAAAAGATAGGGCCCGAATTCAACATCCCAGCGACTACCGAGATTGATTTCATAATCGACATTTTCGACCATCGCTTCGAGGGTAAAGGCCGCGCTCTGACAGGCATCCTTTTCCAACCGTTGCAGAAGTCTGACCGCAGCCTCGATCACCGCCTCCCGGCTGCGCAGATTAAGCAAAACCCCGCCGCGGTCGCTTTTGAAAAAGCTGTTCCCGGAATCAAGCTTGAGAACCACAGGATAGGAAAAATCCTGGGCCCGTGCCAGGATTTCCGCCAGCGAGGAAAAACGCCGGACCGGATTGACCGGCAGGCCGTAAAGTTCGAGCAGCTGCCGGGAGGTGGCGGAATCCAGCCGGGAAACCCCGGCCGCCAGCCATTTTTCAACCTGCCGGCGCGCCTCGTCCAGGGCGGTGCGATCATAGCCCAGTTCCCGGCTGTAACGTTGCGGAATCACCACAAGATTGGAAAGTTTTTCATGGTAGCGAAAAGCGTAGTGACAACTTAAAACCGCTTCCTCCACTGAAAAACAGATTTTGGTGCGGGCATCGGTCAAAGCCTGGGCTGAGACCTCATAACTTGAAGGATCCCCACCCAGCCAGACAAACAGCAGATTGACTTCGGCCGCCGCAGGCAAGACCTTGATGCGGGGCACCAGCCGCATCGGTTCCAGCCATTGGCTGTGCACCATGATCACCAGCAGCAGGTCAAACTCGGCCGCCTCCAGACAGAGGTCAATCACCTTAAGGTAACGCTGATCATCGGCATCAGCTGCGATACAAATCGGATCG
It encodes the following:
- a CDS encoding GNAT family N-acetyltransferase, whose amino-acid sequence is MGIYNLDKLFTPGAVAVVEACGCGSQGKAEQLFANLKPGAWPVYLIGPAPAASASKPPEPGFRALTEIPEPPPLVVSLLSLAQTPELVDLCGRLGVAALIIMTGKGSRGDDRHEAETIRRAKKNRLRLLGFNSLGMVVPARNFNVSLFEIPVQDGGIALLSQSGAVISSILGRAAKRGIGFSHVVSLGALSDIDFGDMIDYLGWSAKVSCILLYIENLKDVKKFMSACRSVARIKPIVAIRVGKSELGREVIRKHTGCPAGEDRVYDTAFRRAGIIRVETVEELLDAGDHLVRGRLPRGRRLGIISNSGGLGVLAVDGLACKGISVSALSPGLGEKIGRYISPYSGNLDPICIAADADDQRYLKVIDLCLEAAEFDLLLVIMVHSQWLEPMRLVPRIKVLPAAAEVNLLFVWLGGDPSSYEVSAQALTDARTKICFSVEEAVLSCHYAFRYHEKLSNLVVIPQRYSRELGYDRTALDEARRQVEKWLAAGVSRLDSATSRQLLELYGLPVNPVRRFSSLAEILARAQDFSYPVVLKLDSGNSFFKSDRGGVLLNLRSREAVIEAAVRLLQRLEKDACQSAAFTLEAMVENVDYEINLGSRWDVEFGPYLFIGSGGLQARVAAAEEVILPPLDRQLAGKLISRTKLSECSRIRPFTQARLEEILMRVSQMVVDLPELAELILHPLTIAANDFRIVDAKITLVDRDLRSPHHLSTIPYPNQYEFTETLKDGTRVLIRPIKPEDAAAHHEMISGFSRQTRYFRFFSFREEITPEQMARFTQIDYDRDVAIIAQIEREGKKISIGVNRLIYYPHSEEYEFAVVVTDAWQGSGVGRLLMEKLIYIARDRGIKEIFGLVLRNNVAMMRFVKGFGFEIVESEEDLFRIRLQLS